A single window of Metallosphaera hakonensis JCM 8857 = DSM 7519 DNA harbors:
- a CDS encoding sodium:proton exchanger: MLPLILELVAVLSLMLISAELLSRGVEDLEGSVGQGIAGGVILGNLTALPETLIVVVAVLEHKGNIALGSAIGGNVVLFTLGLGLISIVYFSKWRKHLQMKGDYRHELYVIGIASLIIVGSIGLGNLNPGFSVLLFLLYLYYLLKRAKAGTKSRLDLKSIIEVVVGGAVIVALAPLFVGLIEALSLSLGISQTWVSLAVTPVVAELEEGISAIRLAIRYQGGGSTAVVSYFGSKIQNVTILLGLVGLDFVNTRGPYILLALISNLIGIFVIRDGKLTVVEGIILSLLYFLFLYIAFIFQNSAI; encoded by the coding sequence ATGTTACCATTGATACTAGAGCTAGTTGCGGTTCTTAGTTTGATGTTAATTTCGGCAGAACTTCTGTCACGAGGAGTTGAGGATCTAGAGGGATCTGTTGGACAGGGAATAGCTGGTGGGGTTATCCTAGGGAACCTAACGGCATTGCCTGAAACTCTGATTGTTGTGGTAGCTGTCCTGGAACACAAGGGAAACATAGCATTAGGTTCGGCAATTGGCGGAAATGTGGTTCTGTTTACCTTAGGATTAGGTCTGATAAGCATTGTATATTTCTCGAAATGGCGAAAACACCTACAAATGAAGGGAGACTATCGTCATGAGTTATACGTCATAGGTATAGCCTCCCTGATAATCGTGGGTTCCATAGGTCTTGGAAACCTTAATCCAGGGTTCTCTGTTCTCCTATTTCTGCTTTACCTCTATTACCTACTCAAGAGAGCTAAGGCAGGAACTAAAAGTAGACTGGATCTCAAGTCAATAATAGAGGTGGTTGTGGGAGGAGCTGTTATTGTGGCTCTAGCTCCACTTTTCGTGGGATTAATTGAGGCATTGAGTCTTTCCCTGGGCATTTCTCAGACATGGGTGTCCCTAGCCGTGACTCCAGTCGTAGCCGAACTTGAGGAGGGGATATCTGCCATCCGGTTGGCTATTCGTTATCAGGGAGGTGGTTCAACTGCCGTAGTAAGTTATTTTGGAAGTAAAATTCAGAACGTCACAATTCTTCTGGGGTTAGTGGGCCTCGATTTCGTAAATACTCGAGGTCCTTACATTCTCCTGGCTCTAATCTCCAATCTTATTGGAATCTTTGTGATTAGGGACGGCAAATTAACGGTAGTCGAGGGGATAATCCTGTCTCTTCTTTACTTCCTTTTCCTTTACATCGCTTTTATTTTCCAGAATTCTGCAATTTGA
- a CDS encoding CoB--CoM heterodisulfide reductase iron-sulfur subunit B family protein, translating into MTEIMNPYGKVALYPGCALDGLGKSYDVTLQLVAKDLGINYEKIEDYNCCGALEVKNVNTMAGLLLPARNLSLARQMGANAVMSACPGCHYSLSRTQYFMTRYPKLREKVNGYLEKMGEKQYDMQLLMIHAVEFIYNTVGPEGVKSRVKRPLQGLKVAPYYGCLYSRPKAYTLTGYMKMKDDPERPVFMDELLTALGAEVVPFESKTMCCGGPHVYSDVNTSLHLEARILKDARRNGAELLITDCPLGHVAIETNMNKIAEKYGEDLRMPLTYFTQLLAFAFGHSPEETLLTANLTNPMSVLKRYM; encoded by the coding sequence ATGACCGAAATAATGAATCCATACGGGAAAGTGGCCCTGTATCCGGGCTGCGCTTTAGACGGACTTGGGAAATCATACGATGTCACGTTACAACTGGTAGCCAAGGACTTAGGAATTAACTATGAAAAGATTGAGGACTACAACTGCTGTGGAGCGCTGGAGGTAAAGAACGTAAACACCATGGCTGGGCTCCTACTTCCTGCTAGGAACTTGTCCCTAGCGAGACAGATGGGAGCGAACGCTGTGATGTCAGCCTGTCCAGGATGTCACTACTCGCTTTCAAGAACTCAGTACTTCATGACTAGATATCCAAAGCTAAGGGAAAAGGTAAACGGCTACCTAGAGAAGATGGGAGAAAAACAGTACGACATGCAGTTACTCATGATACACGCTGTAGAGTTCATTTATAACACTGTTGGACCCGAGGGAGTCAAGAGCAGAGTAAAGAGACCGCTTCAGGGACTTAAGGTCGCCCCATATTATGGATGCCTCTACTCTAGACCCAAGGCCTACACTCTCACGGGATATATGAAGATGAAGGATGACCCAGAGAGGCCGGTATTCATGGACGAACTCCTGACAGCTCTTGGAGCAGAGGTAGTTCCCTTCGAGTCAAAGACCATGTGCTGTGGAGGCCCCCACGTTTACTCGGACGTCAATACATCCCTCCACTTAGAGGCCAGAATACTCAAGGATGCTAGAAGGAACGGAGCGGAGCTTCTAATCACTGACTGTCCATTGGGTCACGTAGCCATAGAGACGAACATGAACAAAATAGCAGAGAAGTACGGAGAAGATTTGAGGATGCCCTTGACTTACTTCACTCAATTGCTGGCTTTCGCCTTCGGACATAGTCCAGAGGAAACGTTGTTAACAGCCAACCTCACGAACCCCATGTCGGTACTGAAAAGGTATATGTAA
- a CDS encoding tetratricopeptide repeat protein, giving the protein MDPLNFLASGNLNLALLKLKEIISENPTKENYQLLGRVLLELGKDEEAVDAFLKAEDYIAAANILLMKDPDKSLSLIKEKEGKDARIIRAMLYLRKEKYEDAMKELEGIEDFSPILLKVKGISEYHSGRFYEALRDLSKAILAYPLDSDLFYYRALTRMALGDEREAERDLDVAINLNPYYAEAYLNKGILTEKRGDIQGAISLYSKSIDLRPNYKEAYLRRSRAYSKAGKEKEAKSDLEKSENIT; this is encoded by the coding sequence ATGGACCCGCTTAACTTCCTGGCCTCAGGAAATCTTAACCTGGCGCTCCTGAAACTTAAGGAGATTATTTCTGAGAATCCAACCAAGGAGAACTATCAGCTTCTAGGTAGAGTTCTACTTGAGTTGGGGAAAGATGAGGAGGCCGTAGACGCTTTCCTTAAGGCGGAGGACTACATTGCTGCCGCTAATATCCTTCTAATGAAGGATCCAGACAAGTCTTTGAGTCTAATAAAGGAGAAAGAGGGGAAGGATGCACGAATAATAAGGGCTATGCTTTACTTAAGGAAGGAAAAATATGAAGATGCGATGAAAGAATTAGAGGGAATCGAGGACTTCTCTCCTATTCTTCTCAAGGTTAAGGGGATATCGGAGTACCATTCGGGAAGATTTTACGAGGCCCTCAGGGATCTAAGCAAGGCTATACTAGCCTATCCCCTTGACTCAGATCTGTTCTACTATAGGGCGCTTACCAGAATGGCCTTGGGGGATGAAAGGGAGGCTGAGAGGGATCTTGATGTAGCCATCAACCTCAATCCGTACTATGCAGAGGCCTATCTCAACAAGGGGATCTTGACCGAGAAAAGAGGAGATATTCAGGGGGCAATATCCCTATATAGCAAGAGCATAGATCTCAGACCTAATTATAAGGAGGCATACCTGAGAAGGTCTAGGGCATATTCTAAGGCAGGAAAAGAGAAGGAAGCCAAATCAGATCTTGAAAAATCGGAAAACATTACTTGA
- a CDS encoding DMT family transporter has translation MAFYNDNNEQYSFNLKISCVLKLNKYYTILIIGGITFGTAAIFIKLSNLTPGMIAFSRFFVAGLILSRGKLPLRRILKQWKVGALLAAHMILFVLSVYHTTVIDSTVLVSTSPLFSLVLAPLVGIGTTRREAIAGITAFLGVLIMNFPLNQGYLLGNILAILSALTVSLYTVLLSKTDNQDPLLLTSYVYIMSALFSFPIAILQGVGQVNLISVLSLLGLIMLPTLIGHTSVIYSSGHVKPQHIEVIGLLEPVVATILAYLIFSQAPTTLEVVGGAIIILSIIMIILK, from the coding sequence ATGGCGTTTTATAACGATAACAATGAGCAATACTCCTTTAACCTTAAGATAAGTTGTGTACTAAAATTGAACAAATACTATACCATCTTGATAATTGGAGGAATCACCTTTGGCACTGCCGCAATCTTCATCAAATTATCTAATCTAACGCCAGGAATGATAGCTTTCTCTAGGTTCTTCGTTGCAGGCTTAATACTCTCCAGAGGTAAGTTACCCCTGAGGAGAATCCTCAAACAGTGGAAAGTAGGTGCACTGTTAGCAGCACATATGATCCTTTTCGTTTTGAGCGTATATCATACTACCGTAATAGATTCCACAGTCTTAGTCTCAACATCGCCGCTCTTCTCCCTAGTGCTTGCACCATTGGTAGGAATAGGAACCACGAGAAGGGAGGCCATAGCGGGTATTACCGCCTTCTTGGGAGTCCTCATCATGAACTTCCCGTTGAACCAAGGATATCTCCTGGGTAATATACTTGCGATTCTCTCAGCCCTTACAGTATCGCTTTACACCGTGTTACTCTCTAAGACCGATAACCAAGATCCACTCCTCTTAACTTCATACGTCTACATCATGTCAGCTTTATTCAGTTTCCCCATAGCAATTCTTCAGGGAGTAGGCCAAGTTAATCTGATCTCAGTGCTCTCTCTCTTGGGACTAATCATGCTACCTACCTTGATAGGCCACACCTCAGTTATATACTCTTCAGGGCACGTCAAACCACAACACATAGAGGTTATAGGTCTCTTGGAACCTGTGGTAGCGACTATACTTGCATACCTCATATTTAGCCAGGCTCCAACGACGCTTGAAGTCGTAGGTGGTGCAATAATAATTCTATCAATAATCATGATAATATTGAAATGA
- a CDS encoding IS607 family transposase, whose product MLSPKEVCQRLGISYATLREYVKKGYIKPVVLETGKWRFREEDIEKLMGIVRKRKIVLYARVSSNTRKDDLVNQVKYLEEQVKEYDQVITDVGSGLNMKRKGFLKLLRMILNNEVSKVVIAYPDRLVRFGFEILEEVCKAHNCEIVVLNEEDKTPEQELIEDLTSILVSFSGKLYGMRSNKYEKVKKCVQELKN is encoded by the coding sequence ATGCTAAGCCCTAAAGAAGTCTGTCAACGTCTAGGGATATCCTATGCAACGCTTAGAGAATATGTTAAGAAGGGTTACATCAAACCAGTAGTACTAGAGACAGGAAAGTGGAGGTTCAGGGAAGAGGATATTGAGAAATTAATGGGGATTGTTAGAAAGAGGAAAATAGTATTGTACGCTAGGGTATCATCAAACACACGAAAAGATGACTTAGTAAACCAAGTAAAATACCTCGAGGAACAAGTCAAAGAGTACGACCAAGTAATAACAGACGTGGGTTCTGGGTTAAACATGAAGAGAAAAGGATTCCTCAAGTTGTTGAGAATGATACTAAACAACGAAGTGTCGAAAGTAGTCATAGCTTACCCAGACAGACTGGTTAGGTTCGGGTTTGAGATACTAGAGGAAGTGTGTAAAGCACACAACTGCGAAATAGTCGTGCTAAACGAGGAAGACAAAACACCAGAACAGGAGTTGATAGAGGATCTGACCTCAATCCTAGTATCATTTAGTGGGAAGCTCTACGGAATGAGGAGTAACAAATACGAGAAGGTAAAGAAGTGTGTCCAAGAACTTAAGAATTAA
- a CDS encoding YidH family protein → MVSPSDHMANERTFLAWIRTGVALIGFGFVIAKFALFLQILKGVKGTGESVTFGEVMIVLGAVVIMYGLLIYYLTEKDLDNGTYKSRHVINSVFAMLVLIIAVTLALLVI, encoded by the coding sequence ATGGTATCTCCATCTGATCATATGGCTAATGAGAGAACTTTTCTAGCTTGGATAAGGACCGGAGTCGCCTTAATTGGATTCGGGTTTGTAATAGCTAAGTTCGCTCTCTTTCTTCAAATCCTTAAAGGTGTAAAAGGAACCGGAGAATCTGTGACCTTCGGAGAAGTAATGATAGTGCTTGGGGCAGTTGTGATAATGTATGGTCTTCTAATTTATTATTTAACGGAGAAGGACCTGGATAACGGGACATATAAGTCGAGGCATGTTATTAACTCCGTCTTTGCCATGCTCGTGCTCATAATCGCTGTTACCTTAGCATTGCTTGTAATATAA
- a CDS encoding RNA-guided endonuclease InsQ/TnpB family protein, with protein MSKNLRIKSFQPEEEYVYLTYSLKNDKKEESKILVENYKILLQKALDWLWDRTKVERKQVKKGKKIFTKIKITLPERKEVYKTLRDELEKVNVLASHYVDRAINDSFSILKSWKRRAEKGQASLRKPKLKKVYVRVKSTLRKVEGKSVRVTVKPYEYITFSWSHTWFSRRVKGLELGEPIIKEDKVYLPFRYELPWSTPIDFLSVDTNLYTLDAYDGDKFVTFSIKELYSLKYGMQLKMSRVRSFASKQTKKGMELMRKYSHRERNSVVDYIHKFVNKLQETYPITMFAVEKLNKQAMFEDANDSLSKKISKTVWRSIHRLLKYKAPLYGSFVKEVNPHLISKSCPRCGRVSRKVGRTFRCERCGFTLDRQLNASLNIYLKMYGFPHICDIPRVWVGVTPLKGRRGMNGAMPRDFGEVQGLRIDMKYYEIL; from the coding sequence GTGTCCAAGAACTTAAGAATTAAATCATTCCAACCTGAAGAGGAGTATGTATACCTAACGTACTCCTTAAAGAACGACAAGAAGGAAGAAAGCAAGATATTAGTAGAGAACTACAAAATCCTACTACAGAAAGCATTAGATTGGTTATGGGATAGGACAAAGGTGGAGAGAAAACAAGTGAAGAAAGGTAAGAAAATTTTCACAAAGATCAAAATAACCTTACCCGAGAGGAAGGAAGTGTATAAGACGTTAAGGGATGAGTTAGAGAAAGTAAACGTGCTAGCTTCCCACTACGTCGACAGGGCAATCAATGATTCATTCTCTATCCTAAAGTCGTGGAAGAGGAGGGCTGAAAAGGGACAAGCCTCATTAAGGAAACCTAAACTGAAGAAGGTTTACGTTAGGGTGAAGTCAACGCTGAGAAAGGTGGAAGGCAAATCGGTTAGAGTGACTGTTAAACCTTACGAATACATCACCTTCTCTTGGTCTCACACCTGGTTCTCTAGACGGGTTAAGGGACTTGAGTTAGGTGAGCCAATAATTAAGGAGGACAAAGTGTATTTACCGTTCCGCTATGAGCTACCCTGGAGTACTCCAATAGATTTTCTGTCCGTTGACACTAACTTGTATACCCTTGATGCTTATGATGGTGATAAGTTCGTCACGTTCTCCATTAAGGAGCTCTACAGTTTGAAGTACGGGATGCAGTTGAAGATGAGTAGGGTAAGGTCTTTTGCTTCAAAACAAACGAAAAAGGGTATGGAATTGATGAGGAAGTATTCTCACCGTGAGAGGAACAGCGTGGTGGACTATATTCACAAGTTCGTGAATAAGTTGCAGGAGACGTATCCCATTACGATGTTTGCTGTTGAAAAACTGAATAAACAAGCAATGTTCGAAGATGCTAATGATTCTCTTTCAAAAAAGATTTCCAAGACTGTATGGAGGTCAATCCACCGTTTGCTTAAATACAAGGCTCCTCTTTATGGTTCTTTTGTAAAGGAGGTGAACCCGCACCTCATATCTAAGTCCTGCCCCAGATGTGGACGGGTTTCCCGAAAGGTCGGCAGGACTTTTAGGTGTGAGAGGTGTGGGTTCACGTTAGATAGGCAGTTGAATGCGTCACTTAACATCTACCTCAAGATGTACGGGTTTCCCCACATCTGTGATATTCCGCGGGTGTGGGTTGGGGTTACCCCGCTAAAGGGACGGAGAGGGATGAACGGGGCAATGCCCCGTGACTTCGGTGAAGTCCAAGGGCTGAGGATTGATATGAAATATTATGAAATCCTATGA
- a CDS encoding AbrB/MazE/SpoVT family DNA-binding domain-containing protein, translating into MVSVTKVHRKGIVVIPKELREMFNIKEGDEVLIFSDEFGIHILPKKSPEELFGIDSGKGLEELAKEQIKEREAERAKVYS; encoded by the coding sequence ATGGTCTCAGTGACAAAGGTACACAGAAAGGGAATAGTTGTTATTCCGAAGGAGTTGAGAGAGATGTTTAACATCAAAGAGGGAGACGAGGTTCTTATTTTCAGTGACGAATTTGGTATCCACATACTTCCAAAGAAGTCTCCAGAAGAGTTATTCGGGATAGATAGCGGAAAGGGTCTTGAGGAGCTGGCGAAGGAACAGATTAAGGAAAGGGAGGCCGAACGTGCGAAGGTATATTCTTGA
- a CDS encoding type II toxin-antitoxin system VapC family toxin, with protein sequence MRRYILDANIIFQFFSGSPLVKKFLINNDERLINAVNLSEFAYHYARRYGLKASNARLNYLLTFVKFVEVDRTLTEIASRARVKYNLSLGDSFLIATAERERGIIVTSDHELVERASNDYHVEFVPLM encoded by the coding sequence GTGCGAAGGTATATTCTTGATGCCAATATAATCTTTCAATTCTTTTCTGGTTCACCACTTGTGAAGAAGTTTCTCATAAACAACGATGAGAGGTTAATAAACGCAGTGAACCTCTCAGAGTTCGCCTATCACTACGCTAGAAGATATGGACTTAAGGCATCAAACGCGAGATTAAACTATCTCTTAACCTTCGTTAAGTTTGTTGAAGTCGATAGGACTTTAACAGAGATAGCGTCGAGAGCCAGAGTGAAATATAACCTTTCTTTGGGGGATTCGTTTCTTATAGCCACTGCCGAAAGGGAACGGGGAATAATAGTTACTTCTGATCACGAGTTGGTGGAAAGGGCATCCAACGACTACCACGTTGAGTTTGTCCCTCTCATGTAA